A stretch of Allostreptomyces psammosilenae DNA encodes these proteins:
- a CDS encoding DUF1360 domain-containing protein, whose translation MSSAVHALPRRATGAVRRLADVTGRATGSRDYSPREPVPLRGYAALAGAYAGAVAAFALGMRAAGRPLPERVPLPDLLLLGIASHKASRLIAKDRVTSFLRAPFVRREGEISASEVMDVPRGEGVRRTVGELVACPFCVSLWVSGALVGGFVAAPRVTRLVASTLACVTVSDWAQYAWSLTQQKAE comes from the coding sequence ATGAGTTCCGCGGTGCACGCACTCCCGCGCCGGGCCACCGGAGCCGTCCGGCGCCTGGCCGACGTCACGGGCCGCGCCACCGGTTCGCGCGACTACTCCCCGCGGGAGCCGGTGCCGCTGCGCGGGTACGCCGCCCTGGCCGGCGCGTACGCCGGGGCGGTCGCGGCCTTCGCGCTCGGCATGCGGGCCGCCGGCCGCCCCCTGCCGGAACGCGTGCCGCTCCCGGACCTGCTGCTCCTCGGCATCGCCAGCCACAAGGCCTCCCGCCTGATCGCCAAGGACCGCGTCACCAGTTTCCTGCGCGCCCCCTTCGTCCGGCGCGAGGGCGAGATCAGCGCCAGCGAGGTGATGGACGTGCCGCGCGGCGAAGGGGTGCGGCGCACCGTGGGTGAGCTGGTCGCCTGTCCGTTCTGCGTGTCGCTGTGGGTCTCCGGTGCGCTGGTCGGCGGGTTCGTGGCCGCCCCGCGCGTCACCCGGCTGGTCGCCTCGACCCTGGCCTGCGTGACCGTCTCCGACTGGGCGCAGTACGCCTGGAGCCTCACCCAGCAGAAGGCCGAGTGA
- a CDS encoding NADP-dependent oxidoreductase: MRAVAMSRFGGPEVLEVADLPVREPGPGQVRIRVAAAAVNPTDALFRAGAHAQALSAFPPPYVPGMDAAGVVDAVGPDTDWEVGDRVMAIVVPAPPEGGAQQEQVVVPADSVARVPDGVTLEEAATLPMNGLTARLALDLLDLPSGGTLAVTGAAGAVGGYAVALAAHAGLRVIADAKESDEELVRGFGASVVVPRGPEVAGAIRAAAPDGVDGLIDAALLGEAVLPAVRDGGGVAHVRPTPLEPVRDLRFHRVMVAEYARNRAALEELARLAADKVLALRVAETFPPERAADAHRALEAGGVRGRLLIVF; this comes from the coding sequence ATGCGCGCTGTCGCGATGTCCCGATTCGGCGGTCCGGAGGTCCTCGAGGTCGCCGACCTGCCGGTCCGTGAACCCGGCCCCGGACAGGTGAGGATCCGGGTGGCCGCCGCGGCGGTCAACCCCACGGACGCCCTCTTCCGCGCCGGTGCGCACGCCCAGGCGCTGAGCGCCTTCCCCCCGCCGTACGTCCCCGGCATGGACGCCGCCGGGGTGGTCGACGCCGTCGGCCCGGACACCGACTGGGAGGTCGGCGATCGGGTGATGGCCATCGTGGTGCCCGCCCCGCCGGAGGGAGGCGCCCAGCAGGAGCAGGTGGTCGTCCCCGCCGACTCGGTGGCCAGGGTGCCCGACGGCGTCACCCTGGAGGAGGCCGCCACCCTCCCGATGAACGGCCTCACCGCCCGCCTCGCCCTCGACCTGCTGGACCTGCCCTCCGGCGGCACCCTCGCGGTCACCGGCGCGGCCGGCGCAGTCGGCGGGTACGCCGTCGCCCTGGCCGCGCACGCCGGCCTGCGGGTGATCGCCGACGCCAAGGAGTCCGACGAGGAACTCGTCCGCGGCTTCGGCGCCTCGGTGGTCGTGCCGCGCGGCCCCGAGGTCGCCGGGGCGATCCGTGCCGCCGCCCCCGACGGCGTGGACGGCCTGATCGACGCGGCCCTGCTCGGCGAGGCCGTGCTGCCCGCGGTCCGGGACGGCGGTGGCGTGGCCCACGTGCGCCCCACCCCCCTCGAGCCGGTGCGCGACCTGCGCTTCCACCGGGTCATGGTCGCCGAGTACGCGCGCAACCGGGCGGCCCTGGAGGAACTGGCCCGCCTGGCGGCCGACAAGGTCCTCGCCCTGCGCGTCGCCGAGACCTTCCCCCCGGAGCGGGCCGCCGACGCGCACCGCGCCCTCGAAGCCGGTGGCGTGCGCGGACGCCTGCTGATCGTGTTCTGA
- a CDS encoding DUF1232 domain-containing protein has product MDWETVGVVGAVVVAVAALLLVAAVVVAVRFRRSENGRRVAAALAGGAYLASPLDLVPDVLVPLGLSDDVAVVVLVIAYLLRARSARAARRESPAGE; this is encoded by the coding sequence ATGGACTGGGAGACGGTGGGCGTGGTCGGGGCGGTCGTGGTGGCCGTCGCGGCGCTGCTGCTGGTCGCGGCGGTCGTGGTGGCGGTCCGGTTCCGGCGCTCGGAGAACGGCCGCCGCGTGGCGGCGGCGCTGGCCGGCGGCGCCTACCTGGCGTCGCCGCTGGATCTGGTGCCGGACGTGCTGGTGCCGCTGGGCCTGTCCGACGACGTGGCGGTGGTGGTGCTGGTGATCGCCTACCTGCTGCGCGCCCGGAGCGCCCGGGCGGCCCGCCGGGAGTCGCCGGCCGGTGAGTGA
- the ligD gene encoding non-homologous end-joining DNA ligase — translation MGPASSDTVTEVEGRRIKLSNLDKVLYPRTGFTKADVVHHYVQAAGVLLPRLADRASSLLRWPDGVEGESFFAKNAPPGTPDWVRTEEVTRERTTVRHVVVDDLPTLVWVANLAALELHVPQWRLRTGLADLMVLDLDPGPPATVVECCAVALDARAALAGAGLTLWPVTSGSKGLHLYAPIRPTPSEQVSQYAKALAQALEATAPDRVVHRMTKSLRPGKVFVDWSQNNAAKTTIAPYSLRGRELPTVATPVTWAEVESCRRPEDLRFLAADLPGRLDRHGDLLTDMADAAAPLPT, via the coding sequence ATGGGACCAGCCAGCTCGGACACCGTCACCGAGGTCGAGGGGCGCCGGATCAAGCTGAGCAACCTGGACAAGGTGCTCTACCCCCGCACGGGGTTCACCAAGGCGGACGTCGTCCACCACTACGTCCAGGCCGCCGGGGTGCTGCTGCCCCGCCTCGCCGACCGCGCCAGCTCGCTGCTGCGCTGGCCGGACGGCGTGGAGGGGGAGAGCTTCTTCGCCAAGAACGCCCCGCCCGGCACCCCCGACTGGGTGCGCACCGAGGAGGTCACCCGGGAACGCACCACCGTCCGCCACGTGGTCGTCGACGACCTGCCAACCCTGGTGTGGGTGGCCAACCTCGCGGCACTGGAACTGCACGTGCCGCAGTGGCGGCTGCGCACCGGACTCGCCGACCTCATGGTGCTCGACCTCGACCCCGGCCCGCCGGCCACCGTCGTGGAGTGCTGCGCCGTGGCCCTGGACGCCCGCGCCGCGCTGGCCGGGGCGGGGCTCACCCTCTGGCCGGTGACCTCCGGATCGAAGGGCCTGCACCTGTACGCCCCGATCCGCCCGACGCCCTCCGAGCAGGTCTCCCAGTACGCCAAGGCGCTGGCCCAGGCCCTGGAGGCGACCGCGCCGGACCGGGTGGTGCACCGGATGACCAAGTCGCTGCGCCCGGGAAAGGTCTTCGTCGACTGGAGCCAGAACAACGCGGCCAAGACCACCATCGCCCCCTACTCCCTGCGCGGGCGCGAACTGCCGACCGTGGCGACCCCGGTCACCTGGGCGGAGGTGGAGTCCTGCCGCCGCCCCGAGGACCTGCGCTTCCTCGCCGCCGACCTGCCCGGGCGCCTGGACCGCCACGGCGACCTGCTGACCGACATGGCCGACGCCGCCGCCCCCCTGCCCACCTGA
- a CDS encoding ATP dependent DNA ligase has translation MAAAFDEAFDGARAAERGARREEFPVLVRPMLAVAGRGPVGGVGGAGGSRVELKWDGVRAVAYVRDGGVRLLSRNDLEVTGSYPELAVLGPAAGGRAMVLDGEVVAFNQAGQPDFGTLQSRMHVQRPRPRLLAAVPVTYCVFDVLYLDGWSLLRMPYTARREVLEALDLGVGPAPGAPAGPPGAGAGGGAEAGGGAEAGADVGLAAPGGGPVQVPPYFPGEALPDLLAASRELGLEGVLVKAADSPYLPGRRSPLWTKIKNLRTQEVVVCGWQPGAGRRADTIGSLLVGVREGDALRYAGRVGTGFSDATLADLTRRLLPLERDTAPFAGPVPREQARRARWVEPRLVGEVAFTQWTADGVLRHPSWRGLRPEKSPGDVTRES, from the coding sequence GTGGCCGCAGCGTTCGATGAGGCGTTCGACGGCGCGCGGGCGGCGGAGCGCGGCGCCCGGCGCGAGGAGTTCCCGGTGCTCGTCCGGCCGATGCTGGCGGTGGCCGGGCGGGGGCCGGTGGGCGGGGTGGGCGGGGCGGGCGGCTCCCGGGTGGAGCTGAAGTGGGACGGCGTGCGCGCCGTGGCCTACGTGCGCGACGGCGGCGTCCGGCTGCTGTCCCGCAACGACCTGGAGGTGACCGGCAGCTACCCGGAGCTGGCCGTCCTCGGCCCGGCCGCCGGAGGGCGGGCGATGGTGCTGGACGGCGAGGTGGTGGCGTTCAACCAGGCCGGGCAACCGGACTTCGGCACGCTGCAGTCCCGCATGCACGTCCAGCGGCCGCGCCCGCGGCTGCTCGCCGCGGTGCCGGTGACCTACTGCGTGTTCGACGTGCTGTACCTGGACGGCTGGTCGCTGCTGCGGATGCCGTACACGGCGCGGCGCGAGGTGCTGGAGGCGCTGGATCTGGGGGTGGGGCCGGCGCCGGGCGCACCGGCGGGGCCCCCGGGTGCCGGGGCGGGGGGTGGGGCGGAGGCCGGGGGCGGGGCGGAGGCCGGGGCGGACGTGGGGCTGGCGGCGCCGGGCGGTGGGCCGGTGCAGGTGCCGCCGTACTTCCCCGGGGAGGCGCTGCCCGACCTGCTGGCCGCCAGCCGGGAGCTGGGCCTGGAGGGGGTGCTGGTGAAGGCGGCGGACAGCCCCTATCTGCCGGGTCGGCGCTCACCGCTGTGGACCAAGATCAAGAACCTGCGCACCCAGGAGGTGGTGGTCTGCGGCTGGCAGCCGGGGGCGGGACGGCGGGCCGACACCATCGGCTCGCTGCTGGTCGGGGTGCGGGAGGGCGACGCGCTGCGCTACGCGGGGCGGGTCGGGACGGGCTTCAGCGACGCGACGCTCGCCGATCTGACGCGCCGGCTGCTCCCCCTGGAACGGGACACCGCGCCGTTCGCCGGGCCGGTGCCGCGCGAGCAGGCCCGGCGCGCGCGCTGGGTGGAGCCGCGGCTGGTGGGCGAGGTGGCCTTCACCCAGTGGACCGCCGACGGTGTGCTGCGGCACCCCTCCTGGCGCGGCCTGCGGCCGGAGAAGTCCCCGGGGGACGTGACGCGGGAGTCCTGA
- the ku gene encoding non-homologous end joining protein Ku: MRYLWKGGISFGLVNVPVRLYRATEEKTATFHQVHAADGGRIRYRKVCELDGEEVGAKDIVKEYEAEDGRTAVITDEDLEKLPVTTRHAIDVVSFVPSEQIDPLQLGSSYYVESDPKGGSATPYVLLRKAMESTDRTAVVRVALRQREHLATLRPHGDVLVLQLLLWPDEVREPEGLAPSEKVTVRPQEEQMARSLIETLADDYHPEQFHDEYREALQELIDAKLEGVEPPTEEEREEAGGRVIDLMSALRASIERARAGREPAEGEGTEEEAEAEPVAAGGGGGRPAAGAGRRAPRKKAAARPRGGERPAEEAEEAEGAEEAEEKPAARKRAARKTAPTKAAPKKAAKKSSEKPPSRRRAS, translated from the coding sequence ATGCGCTACCTGTGGAAGGGCGGTATCTCGTTCGGGCTGGTCAACGTGCCGGTCCGGCTCTACCGCGCCACCGAGGAGAAGACGGCGACCTTCCACCAGGTGCACGCGGCCGACGGGGGCCGGATCCGCTACCGCAAGGTGTGCGAGCTGGACGGCGAGGAGGTCGGCGCCAAGGACATCGTCAAGGAGTACGAGGCGGAGGACGGCCGCACCGCGGTGATCACCGACGAGGACCTGGAGAAGCTCCCGGTCACCACCCGGCACGCCATCGACGTGGTCTCCTTCGTGCCCTCCGAGCAGATCGACCCGCTCCAGCTGGGCAGCTCCTACTACGTGGAGTCCGACCCCAAGGGCGGCAGCGCCACCCCCTACGTGCTGCTGCGCAAGGCCATGGAGTCCACCGACCGCACCGCCGTGGTGCGGGTCGCGCTGCGCCAGCGCGAGCACCTGGCCACCCTCCGCCCGCACGGCGACGTGCTGGTCCTGCAACTGCTGCTGTGGCCGGACGAGGTCCGCGAGCCCGAAGGGCTGGCGCCCTCCGAGAAGGTCACGGTGCGCCCGCAGGAGGAGCAGATGGCGCGGTCGCTGATCGAGACCCTGGCCGACGACTACCACCCCGAGCAGTTCCACGACGAGTACCGCGAGGCGCTGCAGGAGCTCATCGACGCCAAGCTCGAGGGCGTGGAGCCGCCCACCGAGGAGGAGCGCGAGGAGGCCGGCGGCAGGGTGATCGACCTGATGTCGGCGCTGCGGGCCAGCATCGAGCGGGCCCGGGCCGGCCGCGAACCGGCGGAGGGGGAGGGCACCGAGGAGGAGGCGGAGGCCGAGCCGGTCGCCGCCGGCGGGGGCGGCGGACGCCCCGCCGCCGGGGCGGGCCGGCGCGCGCCGAGGAAGAAGGCGGCGGCGAGGCCGCGGGGCGGAGAGCGTCCGGCCGAGGAGGCGGAAGAGGCGGAGGGGGCCGAGGAGGCGGAGGAGAAGCCCGCGGCCCGCAAGCGCGCGGCCAGGAAGACCGCGCCCACGAAGGCCGCGCCCAAGAAGGCGGCCAAGAAGTCGTCCGAGAAACCGCCCTCGCGCCGCCGGGCGTCTTGA
- a CDS encoding isocitrate lyase/PEP mutase family protein encodes MSGGRAAAAAELRALHVPGRPLVLPNAWDAASARTVVSAGFPAVATGSAAVAPALGYADHEDAPADEMFAAVARIARAVDVPVSADLERGYGLPPAELAERLLASGAVGCNLEDSDPRDGKLVDVEEQADFLAAVRQAAPWIVINARVDTFLRGSGTEEERVAAAVARGRRYVEAGADCVYPIAVDGLSVEAVRALVAGIGAPVNVVFLPGSALSLDDLAAAGVARISFGPGLFMAVQRHLADLVGEVRAGRDPYRTVDLGLS; translated from the coding sequence GTGAGCGGCGGTCGGGCCGCGGCGGCGGCCGAACTGCGCGCGCTGCACGTCCCGGGCCGGCCGCTGGTGCTGCCCAACGCCTGGGACGCGGCGTCGGCCCGCACGGTGGTCTCGGCCGGCTTCCCGGCGGTGGCGACCGGCAGCGCGGCCGTCGCCCCGGCGCTGGGCTACGCGGACCACGAGGACGCCCCGGCGGACGAGATGTTCGCGGCGGTGGCCCGGATCGCCCGGGCGGTGGACGTTCCGGTCAGCGCGGACCTGGAGCGCGGCTACGGCCTGCCGCCGGCCGAACTCGCCGAACGGCTGCTGGCCAGCGGCGCGGTGGGGTGCAACCTGGAGGACTCCGATCCCCGCGACGGGAAGCTGGTCGACGTCGAGGAGCAGGCCGACTTCCTGGCCGCCGTGCGGCAGGCCGCCCCCTGGATCGTGATCAACGCCCGGGTGGACACCTTCCTCCGCGGGTCCGGCACGGAGGAGGAGCGGGTGGCGGCGGCCGTCGCACGGGGCCGCCGCTACGTGGAGGCGGGCGCGGACTGCGTCTACCCGATCGCCGTGGACGGACTGTCCGTGGAGGCGGTCCGGGCGCTGGTGGCGGGCATCGGGGCGCCGGTCAACGTGGTGTTCCTGCCGGGCTCCGCGCTCTCGCTCGACGACCTGGCGGCGGCCGGGGTGGCGCGGATCAGCTTCGGGCCGGGCCTGTTCATGGCCGTGCAGCGCCATCTGGCCGACCTGGTCGGGGAGGTCCGCGCCGGGCGGGATCCGTACCGGACGGTCGACCTGGGCCTGTCCTAG
- a CDS encoding carboxymuconolactone decarboxylase family protein: MSDRTTTAETVHVPPRFNLPKHSGSAYQAMLGLQQAVNDLGLEPPLMELVKIRASQINGCAFCLDMHTLDAAAMGETQQRMHALNAWRETPFFTARERAALALTEAVTLVAGRGVEDEVFAEAARHFDESELTALTWAIAVINTWNRLAVTARLTPGQYRPQGQR, encoded by the coding sequence ATGAGCGATCGAACGACGACCGCGGAGACGGTCCACGTCCCTCCCCGCTTCAACCTCCCCAAGCACTCGGGCTCCGCCTACCAGGCGATGCTCGGTCTCCAGCAGGCGGTGAACGACCTGGGCCTGGAGCCCCCGCTGATGGAGCTGGTGAAGATCCGCGCCTCGCAGATCAACGGCTGCGCCTTCTGCCTGGACATGCACACCCTGGACGCGGCCGCGATGGGCGAGACCCAGCAGCGCATGCACGCGCTGAACGCCTGGCGGGAGACGCCGTTCTTCACGGCACGGGAGCGCGCCGCGCTGGCACTCACCGAGGCGGTGACGCTGGTCGCCGGGCGGGGCGTCGAGGACGAGGTGTTCGCCGAGGCCGCGCGCCACTTCGACGAGTCCGAGCTGACCGCGCTGACCTGGGCCATCGCGGTGATCAACACCTGGAACCGGCTGGCCGTCACGGCCCGCCTCACGCCGGGCCAGTACCGTCCGCAGGGGCAGCGGTGA
- the pdxR gene encoding MocR-like pyridoxine biosynthesis transcription factor PdxR, translating into MAFEWTKTGVDLHLDLDIGHDSGTGGRRAGLERALRNAVRDGRLTPGTRLPASRTLAAELDLARGTVTAAYEQLVAEGYLSARRGAGTVVADLPPPPPAPGHPPGETARPGGGADPRHGQGTPPRPRHDLMPGRPDVASFPVEAWLRAARRVLPRTEAQAFGLGDPRGHPALRTALADYLGRTRGVLADPERIVVTTGFMQSLGLLARVLHDGGCAAVAMEDPCAPFHREAVRRAGPRVLPLPVDERGADARVPDGAGAVVVTPAHQAVLGTVLAPERRRALVDWASTSGGLIIEDDYDGEFRYDRQPVGALQQMAPEQVGYLGTASKTLGPGVRLGWMVLPPRLVPAVAEAKFYADAQTEVIGQLVLAELIRTHEYDRHVRAQRLRYRRRRDALLRRLAEEVPRVRVRGAAAGVQLLLELPADGPSETEVAARAAARGLRVVPTGSVWHDAGAVRPPRIGIGYATPPDHAYPAALDALIATLRECLDG; encoded by the coding sequence ATGGCGTTCGAGTGGACCAAGACCGGGGTGGACCTGCACCTCGACCTCGACATCGGACACGACTCCGGCACCGGTGGCCGCCGCGCCGGGCTGGAGCGGGCGCTGCGGAATGCCGTCAGGGACGGCCGGCTCACCCCGGGAACCCGGCTGCCCGCCAGCCGGACCCTGGCCGCCGAACTCGACCTCGCCCGCGGCACGGTGACGGCGGCCTACGAGCAGCTCGTCGCCGAGGGCTACCTGTCGGCCCGCCGCGGCGCCGGCACCGTCGTCGCCGACCTCCCACCGCCCCCGCCCGCCCCGGGACACCCACCCGGCGAGACGGCCCGCCCCGGCGGCGGCGCGGACCCACGGCACGGTCAGGGAACGCCGCCCCGCCCGCGCCACGACCTGATGCCCGGCCGCCCGGACGTCGCCTCCTTCCCGGTGGAGGCGTGGCTGCGGGCCGCCCGCCGGGTGCTGCCGCGCACCGAGGCACAGGCCTTCGGCCTGGGGGACCCGCGCGGCCATCCCGCCCTGCGCACCGCCCTCGCCGACTACCTGGGCCGCACCCGGGGCGTGCTCGCCGACCCCGAGCGGATCGTCGTCACCACCGGCTTCATGCAGAGCCTCGGGCTGCTCGCCCGGGTGCTGCACGACGGCGGATGCGCCGCCGTGGCCATGGAGGACCCGTGCGCGCCGTTCCACCGGGAGGCCGTGCGCCGCGCCGGGCCACGGGTGCTCCCGCTGCCGGTCGACGAGCGCGGCGCTGACGCCCGGGTGCCCGACGGCGCCGGCGCGGTCGTGGTGACACCGGCCCACCAGGCCGTCCTCGGCACGGTGCTGGCCCCCGAGCGGCGCCGAGCGCTGGTCGACTGGGCCTCCACGAGCGGCGGGCTGATCATCGAGGACGACTACGACGGCGAGTTCCGGTACGACCGGCAACCCGTCGGGGCCCTGCAGCAGATGGCGCCCGAGCAGGTCGGCTACCTCGGCACGGCCTCCAAGACCCTGGGGCCGGGCGTCCGGCTCGGCTGGATGGTGCTGCCGCCGCGGCTGGTCCCCGCCGTCGCGGAGGCCAAGTTCTACGCGGACGCGCAGACCGAGGTGATCGGGCAGCTGGTGCTGGCCGAACTGATCCGCACCCACGAGTACGACCGTCACGTGCGCGCCCAGCGGTTGCGCTACCGGCGCCGCCGCGACGCGCTGCTGCGCCGACTCGCCGAGGAGGTGCCGCGGGTGCGGGTCCGCGGCGCGGCGGCCGGCGTGCAGCTGCTGCTGGAACTCCCCGCGGACGGCCCGTCGGAGACGGAGGTGGCGGCCCGCGCCGCCGCCCGCGGCCTGCGGGTGGTCCCCACCGGCTCGGTCTGGCACGACGCCGGCGCCGTACGCCCACCGCGGATCGGCATCGGCTACGCCACCCCGCCCGACCACGCCTACCCGGCCGCCCTCGACGCCCTGATCGCCACCCTCCGCGAGTGCCTGGACGGCTGA
- a CDS encoding alkaline phosphatase D family protein, with product MAELVVGPLLRYVDGSSATVWAETDRPCTVRVRCGGGIQAAEPTWCVAGHHFALVVVDGLAPGSVSTYNVELDGDVVWPVPDVTHPPSTIRTLPAPAPGGPGAAGTPAVRVAFGSCRWASPPSVVDGRLEPDALDTLAATLPELPRQEWPDALLLLGDQVYADEVSALTRAWLAERRDLNQPPWDQVADFEEYTRLYHESWQDPEIRWLLSTVPSAMVCDDHDVIDDWNTSASWRDDMRATDWWEERILSGLASYWVYQHLGNLSPAELAADEVYAAVRRAGGGPRGDAAAVLREHARRADAETDGRRAVRWSYRRDLGRVRVLMVDSRAGRVLQEDRRAMISDDELDWLAAQAAEPGYDHLLLGTSLPWLLPHAVHDLEGWNEALASGARGRRAVRWSERLRRAGDLEHWAAFRRSFHALSALLLDIATPAPAPADAPRDAAPVPVPGRTPAPGRAEPPPATICVLSGDVHHAYLAEAHPSAPGTTPGPGSGTVARPSSRLVQLTCSPVHNAVPAVIRLGFRIGWGRAARRFGRALARHARLPASPVTWEKTAGPYFGNQLMTLTLSGRNATVLLQRAVTGPDGKALLRTVVSAPLTGPTATPAPAPPTPRAPGDPLPS from the coding sequence ATGGCTGAACTGGTGGTCGGCCCGCTGCTGCGGTACGTGGACGGCTCCAGCGCCACCGTGTGGGCGGAGACGGACCGCCCCTGCACCGTGCGGGTGCGCTGCGGCGGCGGGATCCAGGCCGCCGAACCCACCTGGTGCGTGGCCGGCCACCACTTCGCCCTGGTGGTCGTCGACGGGCTGGCGCCGGGCTCGGTGAGCACCTACAACGTCGAACTGGACGGCGACGTGGTCTGGCCGGTCCCGGACGTCACCCATCCCCCCAGCACCATCCGCACCCTGCCGGCCCCCGCCCCGGGCGGCCCGGGCGCCGCCGGCACCCCCGCCGTCCGCGTCGCCTTCGGCTCCTGCCGCTGGGCCAGCCCACCCAGCGTGGTGGACGGCCGCCTGGAGCCGGACGCCCTGGACACCCTCGCCGCCACCCTCCCGGAGCTGCCCCGCCAGGAGTGGCCGGACGCCCTGCTGCTCCTCGGCGACCAGGTGTACGCCGACGAGGTCTCCGCGCTCACCCGCGCCTGGCTGGCCGAACGCCGCGACCTCAACCAGCCCCCGTGGGACCAGGTCGCCGACTTCGAGGAGTACACCCGGCTCTACCACGAGTCCTGGCAGGACCCGGAGATCCGCTGGCTGCTCTCCACCGTGCCGAGCGCCATGGTCTGCGACGACCACGACGTCATCGACGACTGGAACACCTCCGCCTCCTGGCGGGACGACATGCGGGCCACCGACTGGTGGGAGGAGCGGATCCTCAGCGGGCTGGCCAGCTACTGGGTCTACCAGCACCTCGGCAACCTCTCGCCGGCCGAACTCGCCGCCGACGAGGTGTACGCCGCCGTGCGCCGTGCCGGCGGCGGCCCGCGGGGCGACGCCGCGGCCGTGCTGCGCGAGCACGCCCGCCGCGCGGACGCCGAGACCGACGGGCGGCGCGCGGTCCGCTGGAGCTACCGCAGGGACCTCGGCCGGGTGCGGGTGCTCATGGTCGACTCCCGCGCCGGACGCGTCCTCCAGGAGGACCGCCGGGCCATGATCAGCGACGACGAACTCGACTGGCTGGCCGCCCAGGCCGCCGAGCCCGGATACGACCACCTGCTGCTCGGCACCTCGCTGCCGTGGCTCCTGCCGCACGCCGTGCACGACCTGGAGGGCTGGAACGAGGCGCTGGCCTCCGGCGCCCGCGGCCGGCGCGCCGTCCGCTGGTCGGAGCGGCTGCGGCGCGCGGGCGACCTGGAGCACTGGGCCGCCTTCCGCCGTTCCTTCCACGCGCTCTCCGCACTGCTGCTGGACATCGCCACCCCGGCCCCCGCCCCCGCCGACGCCCCCCGGGACGCGGCCCCCGTCCCCGTCCCCGGCCGCACCCCCGCCCCCGGCCGCGCCGAACCGCCGCCGGCCACCATCTGCGTGCTCTCCGGCGACGTGCACCACGCCTACCTGGCCGAAGCACACCCCAGCGCCCCCGGCACCACCCCCGGCCCCGGCTCCGGCACCGTCGCCCGGCCGAGCAGCCGCCTGGTGCAGCTGACCTGCTCACCCGTGCACAACGCCGTCCCCGCCGTGATCCGCCTCGGCTTCCGCATCGGCTGGGGCCGCGCCGCGCGGCGGTTCGGCCGGGCCCTCGCCCGCCACGCACGCCTCCCCGCCTCCCCGGTCACCTGGGAGAAGACCGCCGGCCCGTACTTCGGCAACCAGCTGATGACCCTCACCCTGAGCGGCCGGAACGCCACCGTCCTGCTGCAACGCGCCGTCACCGGCCCGGACGGCAAGGCCCTGCTGCGCACCGTCGTCTCCGCGCCCCTGACCGGTCCGACGGCCACCCCGGCCCCGGCCCCGCCGACCCCCCGTGCCCCCGGCGACCCCCTCCCGAGCTGA
- a CDS encoding ThuA domain-containing protein, protein MPDPSATRPLRVTVWNENVHETTEPEIAARYPEGIHGAVASAIAEHHGDAVTVRTATLAEPEHGLTEEVLAATDVLVWWGHIAHDRVADEVAERVQRHVLAGMGFVPLHSAHWSKPFVRLMGTTCTLNWRNAEDRELVWTVAPGHPVAAGVPSPVVIDRQEMYGEPFDVPQPDELVFISSFSGGEVFRSGCAYRRGSGRIFYFSPGDQDYPVYDHPDVRRVIANAVAWTAPTGERRPPELRRRETGWFEAPGQPGGESR, encoded by the coding sequence ATGCCGGACCCCTCCGCCACCCGCCCGCTGCGGGTCACCGTGTGGAACGAGAACGTCCACGAGACCACCGAGCCGGAGATCGCCGCGCGCTACCCCGAGGGCATCCACGGCGCCGTCGCCTCGGCCATCGCCGAGCACCACGGCGACGCCGTCACGGTCCGCACGGCCACCCTCGCCGAGCCCGAGCACGGCCTGACCGAGGAGGTGCTGGCCGCCACCGACGTCCTGGTCTGGTGGGGACACATCGCCCACGACCGGGTCGCCGACGAGGTCGCCGAGCGGGTGCAGCGGCACGTGCTGGCCGGCATGGGGTTCGTTCCGCTGCACTCCGCGCACTGGTCCAAGCCGTTCGTCCGGCTGATGGGCACCACCTGCACGCTGAACTGGCGCAACGCCGAGGACCGTGAGCTCGTCTGGACGGTGGCCCCCGGCCATCCCGTCGCGGCCGGCGTGCCCAGCCCCGTCGTGATCGACCGCCAGGAGATGTACGGCGAGCCGTTCGACGTGCCGCAGCCGGACGAACTCGTCTTCATCAGCTCCTTCTCCGGCGGCGAGGTGTTCCGCTCCGGCTGCGCCTACCGCCGCGGCAGCGGGCGGATCTTCTACTTCAGCCCCGGCGACCAGGACTACCCCGTCTACGACCACCCGGACGTGCGCCGGGTGATCGCCAACGCCGTCGCCTGGACCGCCCCCACCGGCGAACGCCGCCCGCCCGAGCTGCGCCGCCGGGAGACCGGCTGGTTCGAGGCCCCCGGCCAGCCCGGTGGCGAGTCCCGATGA